ccaggctggagtgcaatggcaccatctcagttcatcgaaacctctgcctcccgggttcaagtgattctcctgcctcagcctcctgagtggctgggattacaggcacatgacaccatgtccagctaattttgtatttttagtagagaaggggtttctccatgttgctcaggctggtctcgaactccggacctcaggtgatccgcccgcctcggcctcccgaagtgctgggattacaggcgtgaggcatgccacctggctttttttatttttttttaaagaaattggggtcgggcgcgatggctcacgcctgtaatcccagcactttgggaggccgaggcgggcggatcacttgaggtcagaagttcgagaccagcctggccaacatggcgaaaccctgtctctactaaaaatacaaaaaatagccgggcgtggtggtgggcgccagtaatcccagctacgcgggaggctgaggcaggaaaatcacttgaacccgggaggcggaggttgcagtgagccgagttcgcaccactgcactccagcctgggcgacagagggagtctccgtctcaagaaaaaataataaataagaataaataagtaataaagtaAAATGTCCCAGGTAACTGCATATTCGATAGTCTTGCTTTCAACTTAGTTGTTGAATTAGcaatttttcccttaaaaaaatttttttttagcttattgTCTTCGGAGATGATAACACCCTTGTTGCGCGGGAGtaaaattttaaaggtaaaacAAACAGGAAACGAGCGTCGGCGGCGAATCTGCTGCTACCAATGTAAAGGTCAGGCCGAGGCCGGCGCGGAGAATCTGCCGTCGCCTGCAGCTGCTCGCCTGTCTCCGTCGGAAGGGAGCCCAAGCTTTGCTGAGGTGAGTGGAAGCGGCTTGCAAGGAGCGGGCCCCACGccggagagaaggaagagggagtgCGGCCCAGACGCTGTGCCCGCGCTTGTGTGGGGCGCCATGTTGAAACCTGGCAAAGGGGACGACATTCTGGGTTGCGTTGCGGGGAGTGGGGACGAGAGCTGGATTGAAGGATGGCCCCTTACTCCCTGCGGCCCCCAGAGAAGGAGAGGGGCGGGGGAGCGGCCTCGAGGGTTGGCGGCCAGGCCGCAGGCTGGATGGGAAGGATAGGCTTTTCCACAGAAACTTACGTGTTTGCCTCCGAGGCCCACTGCGCATGCCCTGGAGGGCTCTGTGGGTCCCGCCTTCAGTTTTGCTTTTCACAGGAGGggcaaagtctttttttttttttttcctttttgagacagtcttgctctgtcgcccgggctggagtgcagtggtgcgatcgcggctcactgcaacctccgcctcctgggttcaagcgattccactgcctcagcttcccgagtagctgagactacaggcgcccgccaccacgccctgctaattttttgtattttactggagacggggtttcaccatgttagccaggatggtctcgatctcctgtcgtgatccacccgcctcggcctcccaaagtgctgggattacaggcgtcagccaccgtgcccggccaggaggGGCAGAGTCTTACCCCGAAGACCCAGGAAGGAGaggcttcatttatttttttgtttttccccagagACAgggagtcgcccaggctggagagcggtggcgcgatctcggctcactgcagcgtcgacATTTCGGGTCAAgcggtcctcccgcctcagcctctcaagtatctgggaccacaggcgcgacCCCACGCCCGGAGAATtgattattgattgattgattgaaacggggtctcactttgttgcccaggctggtctcgaatttctgggctcaagcgatcctccagcctcggcctctcaaagtgctggtattacaggcgtgagccaccgcgtgcctggccaaaaattttctaaatatgtataataatttataattgtaaTGCATTTTTATAGACACCATATGATCTAATCTTCACAAAAACCTAGTGAAGTGACATTTAGCTACATTTCACAATAAGAATCCTGAAGCTCAAAATTtactgacctcaaataatccacctgccttggcctcccaaagtgctgggattacaggcatgagccaccgcgccctggcCCCCACCATTCATTTCGGCTCTCATCCCCTGTTGatgaataaaatgagaatgaggccaggcgcggtggttcacgcctgtaatcccagcactttgggaggctgaggcaggcgggtcatctgacatcaggagtttgagaccagcttggccaacatggtgaaatcctgtctgtactaaaaatgcaaaaattagctgggcgtggtggtgtgtgtctgtaatcccagctactcgggaggctgaggcaggagaatcacttaaacctgggaggcagaggttgcagtgagccgagattggccattgcactccagcctgggtgacagagtgagactttgtctcaagtaAAAAAAGAGAATGCAAAAATCGAAAGAGATTGTTGTAGGAAATCTCAACCTAATGCTGCCGGGGAGGAAGTGCACCTAGAAAGATTAATGAGAAACAATGAAACCAGCTGTTAGTATCTATAGAAGCATGCAgatgagagagagaacaaaatccATGCTTATCCGTTTGTAATTCTCTTCCGTTTTAATTTGAAGAAGTCTTAAAGTTTTGAACAGGAGCTCTGTGTACAATAATATCAGTTTTATTTGGTAGATCCTTgtgactcctgacttcaaatgatccgctCGTcttggcctcctcaagtgctaggattgctggcgtgagccactgcaccgggccccTTGTGACTTTTTAATGTTGAATGGGGAGGGGTTCTTTTCCTTCAGGAGAGGAGGGGTGGGTCTCAGCCTCAGACACCCAGAATACtggtttgtgtgttttctttttcctatcttTATCTCCAAAAccttatattttatgaaaagcaTCAGAGGAAACGATTAAGAGCTTTAGCTCTGGAGTCCACACTGCCCCTGGTTCTAACTCCTCCACTGGGCTACTTCTTAGCTTTAGGATTTGGGGCACAGGCTGCCTTTTTGTGTCTGACCTTTTTCATCTGAAAAGGCAATAATAATATAGTACCTAAGTCCTGGTATTGTTGAGAAGTGAGAGGAGTTAAGAAGTTAGTACAGgctgggttcggtggctcacatgtgtaatcccagcactttgggaggctgaggcagaaggatagctcatgcccaggagttcaagatcagcctttgcaatatagtgagaccccatctctacaaaaaaaaaaaaaaaaaaaaaaaaaaaaaaaaaatgctgggtatggtggcgcatagTGAGTAATTCCAGGTACTCACGAGGCTAGgatgggagaggctgcagtgagccatgactgtgccactgtactccagtctgggcaacagagcaagaccctgtctcaaaaaaaattcaagcgattctcctgcctcagccttccatagctgggattacaggcatgcaccaccatgcctgggtaattttgtattttcaatagagacggggttactccatgttggtcaggctagtctcaaactcccgacttcagacaatctgcccacttttgcctcccaaagtgctgggattcaggcgtgagccactgcgcctggctttttttttttttttttaaacagagacaggggctcaccatgtttcccatgttgcccaggctagtctcgaactcctgggctcaagggatcctcccattttggcctcccaaagtgctgggattacaggcgtgagccaccacgcccagcctcttctttctttcttttttttttgagacggagtctcgctctgtcgcccaggctggagtgcaatggcgggatctcggctcactgcaagctccgcctcccgggttcacgccattctcctgcctcagcctcccgagtagctgggactacagacgcccgccactatgcctggctaattttttttttttttttgtatttttttgtatttttagtagagacggggtttcactgtgttagccaggatggtctcaatctcctgacctcgtgatctgcccgcctcggcctcccaaagtgctgtgattacaggcatgagccaccgcgcccggctgcctcttctttttttcacGTGGAGAAATTCCAGCCacgagagaagacacaaattgaGTTAGAGCCAGAGCCCAGACCAGGACTGAAATTGTCTCCCTCTCATCCTGTGCTCCTTCTGTCACTCCatctgtttttcattcttttactgaCAGCAGAGAGGCAGCCTCTGCGAAGTTGCTTGTTGATGATGACAGACATATTGCCCTCCTTTTACCATGTGGTGGGTGGTAAACAGTGTCATGTCCTGTTCTTGTTTCTCAATGATCAGGTTTGCCTGATTTGGACTAAAAAaagttctatgattttttttttttttttttttttttgagacagagtattgctgtgttgatgaggctggagtgcagtggcgcaatttcagctcactgcaacctccgactcctggtttcaagcgattctcctgctgcagcctcccaagtagctgggattgcaggcgcccgccaccacacccagctaatttttgtatgtttagtagagatggggtttcgctatgttgctgaggctggtcttgagctgctgacctcgtgatccgcctgcctcggcctcccaagatgctgggattactggcgtgagccactgcgccgggccagtTCTGTGATTTTTGATCAGAGTTGGTTCAGTTCCTCAGTATTTATCAGAAAGCATCCTAGGATCTGGAGCCACCAGACTGAAGAGTGTTTACTGTGTGTTGGGCAAAACATGATCAGGACTttagaagtttcagtgagctgtgagaAAGACACAGTTGCTTCATGGTGGAGGGAGCTAAATCTGGACTTGACAGGCCCAGTAGAATTTCCGCAAGTGGATATGAGGGAGATAGGCAGGGAGAGGATATTCCCAAGAGAAGAAATCATCCTGAGATGTTTGCACAAATGGTTTaggccaaaaagaaagaaaaattgtactGGGAAAGACATGGGGCTGGGGAATTAGGGCACATTCAAGGAAGGAGGAGCAAGCCTGGGTAGTTTACAAACAGGCTTTGTTCCTGTTGAAAGGATcaggagaaaaatagaatagGTTTTATGATGGGACATGGTGAGAGGCTAAGTGAGGGtcagaggtctttttttttttttcttctgagatggagtctcgctctgttgcccaggctggagggcagtggcatgatctcggctcactgcaaccttcgcctcctgggttcagtctcccaagtagctgagactacagggtgtgcaccaccttgcccagctaattttttgtatttttagtagatatggggtttcaccatgttggccaggctggtcttgaactcctgacctcaagtgatcctcccgtcttggcctcctaaagtgctgggattacaggtgtgagatcgTGCCCGGCCTAGTGTCAGAGGTCTTGAGTGCAGTGTCattgattttggattttattctgtaggtgtttggcttttttactgaggaaagaaaaattcaCAGTGCACCTCTAAGTAATCACTCCCCCTATATAACCCATCAACTGAGGGAGAAATAAAGCAGAAAGATCCTTGAGGAAAATTTGAGTAAGAGGAAAAAAGTTatagatattttaagaaatattatgGAAAAATGCTGTTAGGAATGAGAACTACTGTATATATTTCACAGAaacctggttttttgtttttgtttttgttttgagacagggtctcactctgttacccacactgaagtacagtggcatggatcaaggctcactgcagtctcaagttccaaggctcaagccatcctcctgtctcagcccccctagtagctgggactacaggcgtgcaccaccatgcctggctaatatttttgaattttagtagagatgaggtcttgatatgttgcccaggctggtctccaactcctgagctcaagcgatcgtcccaccttggccttctaaagtactgggattacaggtgtgagccactgcaacaggtcaagttttttttttttctttcttctttctttttttgagacagactctcgctctgtcacccaggctggagtgcggtgatgcgacctcggctcactgcaacctccgcctcctgggttcaagcaattctcctgcctcaacctcccgagtagctgcgactacaggcgtgtgcaactgtgcccagctgatttttgtatttttagtagagacggggtttcaccatgttggccagactggtctcaaactccttggccagactggtcttgaactcctgacctcgtgatctgcccaccttggcctcccaaagtgctgagattacaggcgtgagctaccgcactcgccaattttgttttttttttttcttaacttttgagACTTCTTCCAGGAAAGACctggtttggtttttattttttatttatttttttgagacagagcctcgctttgttgcccaggctggagtgcagtggtgtaatctcggctcactgcaacctccgcctcctgggttcaagccactctcctgcctcaacctcctgagtagctgggattaaggcgcccacctacctcgcctggctaatttttttttttttttggagacggaattttgctcttattgctcaggctggagtgcaatggcgtgatctcggctcaccgcaacctccaccaacctagttcaagtgattctcctgcctcagcctctcgagtacctgggattacaggcgcctacaaccacgccccgctaattttgtatttttatttgagatggggtttctctatgttggtcaggctggtctcgaactcctgacctcaggtgatccacctgcctcagcctcctaaagtgctgggattataggtgttagccactgcacccagccagccaaggtttttttttttttttgagatggagtcttgctctgtcgcccaggctggagtgcagtggcgcgaactctgctcactgcaagctccgcctcccaggttcacgccattctcctgcctcagcctcccgagtagctgggactacaggcgcccgccatcatgcccggctaattttttttgtattttttagtagagacagagtttcaccgtgttagccaggatggtctcgatctcctgacctcatgatccgcccgcctcggcctcccaaagtgctgggattacaggcgtgagccaccgcgtctggcctcaGCCAAGGTTTTTAAGTAACATATTTCAGCATTGGCTCTACAGCGTTGCAGGTTGGTCACATAAGCATTAGCTGGGTCTGAAATATTAGTAAGCATTTTATTATTCCAGCAAAGATTCACATGAATTAACTATGTATCCGAAGGCATGACAACTGCAGTGTGCTTGCTGGGCAAAAAATTACCATTGCAGTAAATTCTCATGCTCCCAGTCTAAACGGATTATCAGCTAGGGATCTGAGAAGAAATCCCATGTTCCTTTTGAGACAAATAACCCGCTCCCGCTGCTGGGTCACTGTAGCCTTAGCTTTGTTGTCTGTTTACTGCAGAATGGTGCATCCAAATCCCTGTTTTCTcttgtagttttaaaaaagtctatatcttttaatgaTGCATAGTAAAAAAATTTCCACACGAATGATGTGATATCTAGAATTTGTTTCAGAATTATCTGGGGGCAGATTATTCTGGCCACATGTGCATGGTGGTTCTAGTTGAGCCGGGTGAGAAGTTTGTGGAGGGTTATTATATGATTCTCTATGTTGGTATTTGATATTCTTGGTAGTAGAGTTTTTAAATTGCCATTTTCCACCAGCAGTTCCTGGGCTAGTTTTCCTATGATCATTTTAAAGGTTCTGAAAGGGAAGTCTGGTTTTGATCCACGTTGCCACATTGTAATGTGTTCATAGTTGGTAAGTGCCCTTCCGTGGCTGAGCCAGATGCTGCATATATGGGTGAAACCTGAGCACGCTGCCCTCTGCTTCCTGAGAGGGCATTTGTAGGAGTGGGTAAGGGCTTCTCTGGAGCACAACTGCCTGGCTTTGGTGCTGTCTCCCCCACTTACTAGCAGGGAGGACTTAGCCTCTGTGGGTGTTCCCTTCCTTTCCTGTTTTTAAGAAGGGGTGAATGATAGTATCCTTTTCATGGCATTGTTGTAAGGGTTGAATGAGTGGCTCAGAGTAGAGGCTCCATCCACGCTTGCTCTTATCATTCATAGAACATGAACGATTGGATGCCCATCGCCAAGGAGTATGATCCACTCAAAGCGGGCAGCATTGATGGCACCGATGAAGACCCACACGACCGCGCGGTCTGGAGGGCAATGCTGGCACGATATGTCCCCAACAAAGGTGTCATAGGAGATCCCCTCCTCACCCTGTTTGTGGCCAGACTAAACTTGCAGACCAAGGAGGACAAATTAAAGGAAGTCTTTTCCCGCTATGGTGACATTCGGCGGCTTCGGCTGGTCAGGGACTTGGTCACAGGCTTTTCAAAGGGCTACGCCTTCATCGAATACAAGGAGGAGCGTGCCGTGATCAAAGCTTACCGAGATGCTGATGGCCTGGTTATTGACCAGCATGAGATATTTGTGGACTACGAGCTGGAAAGGACTCTCAAAGGGTGGATCCCTCGGCGACTTGGAGGCggtcttgggggaaaaaaggagtCTGGGCAACTGAGATTTGGGGGACGGGACCGGCCTTTTCGAAAACCTATTAACTTGCCAGTCGTTAAAAACGACCTCTATAGAGAGGGAAAACGGGAAAGGCGGGAGCGATCTCGATCCCGAGAAAGACACTGGGACTCGAGGACAAGGGATCGAGACCATGACAGGGGCCGGGAGAAGAGATGGCAAGAAAGAGAGCCGACCAGGGTGTGGCCCGACAatgagtgggagagagagagggacttCAGAGATGACAGGatcaaggggagggagaagaaggaaagaggcaAGTAGAGGCCCAACAGCAGAACCCCAAAGTGAAGTTACAGTGGAAATGAGTGGAGGGGGATTGTCTTTCAACGCAGCGTGAGTCTAATGGTTGAATAAAACTTACTGATGATCATGGGGTTTGGAATAGTTTTCTTTCCAATCTGGAACTTCGGTTCAAGCAGATAGGAATTTATCATCTTCCTCACATAGTTCTAAGGACATGTTATTTAACAGGATCAAGAAGCAATTTTGTAGTTACTGGCATCTGTACAGAagggcattttcttttcttttcttttcttttttttgagac
The Pan troglodytes isolate AG18354 chromosome 10, NHGRI_mPanTro3-v2.0_pri, whole genome shotgun sequence genome window above contains:
- the SNRNP35 gene encoding U11/U12 small nuclear ribonucleoprotein 35 kDa protein isoform X1, with the protein product MITPLLRGSKILKVKQTGNERRRRICCYQCKGQAEAGAENLPSPAAARLSPSEGSPSFAENMNDWMPIAKEYDPLKAGSIDGTDEDPHDRAVWRAMLARYVPNKGVIGDPLLTLFVARLNLQTKEDKLKEVFSRYGDIRRLRLVRDLVTGFSKGYAFIEYKEERAVIKAYRDADGLVIDQHEIFVDYELERTLKGWIPRRLGGGLGGKKESGQLRFGGRDRPFRKPINLPVVKNDLYREGKRERRERSRSRERHWDSRTRDRDHDRGREKRWQEREPTRVWPDNEWERERDFRDDRIKGREKKERGK
- the SNRNP35 gene encoding U11/U12 small nuclear ribonucleoprotein 35 kDa protein isoform X2, whose product is MKPANMNDWMPIAKEYDPLKAGSIDGTDEDPHDRAVWRAMLARYVPNKGVIGDPLLTLFVARLNLQTKEDKLKEVFSRYGDIRRLRLVRDLVTGFSKGYAFIEYKEERAVIKAYRDADGLVIDQHEIFVDYELERTLKGWIPRRLGGGLGGKKESGQLRFGGRDRPFRKPINLPVVKNDLYREGKRERRERSRSRERHWDSRTRDRDHDRGREKRWQEREPTRVWPDNEWERERDFRDDRIKGREKKERGK
- the SNRNP35 gene encoding U11/U12 small nuclear ribonucleoprotein 35 kDa protein isoform X3, encoding MNDWMPIAKEYDPLKAGSIDGTDEDPHDRAVWRAMLARYVPNKGVIGDPLLTLFVARLNLQTKEDKLKEVFSRYGDIRRLRLVRDLVTGFSKGYAFIEYKEERAVIKAYRDADGLVIDQHEIFVDYELERTLKGWIPRRLGGGLGGKKESGQLRFGGRDRPFRKPINLPVVKNDLYREGKRERRERSRSRERHWDSRTRDRDHDRGREKRWQEREPTRVWPDNEWERERDFRDDRIKGREKKERGK